Proteins encoded within one genomic window of uncultured Sphingopyxis sp.:
- a CDS encoding sigma-70 family RNA polymerase sigma factor: protein MKKTMLALSIPAFPAPRLRGGAWTLYDGVIRGTYGAGRSGADRRKMAFQSKQSMTHTRDRSDAAQGIEGVLLANRDRIVRFLEVRGAGDGAEDLFQDLWMRLTDRPMGPIADPLPYVMRAANNLMLDRYRSARQRELRDKAWGEASATQSPSSESALISREQLALVESAIAATGERPARIFRRFRVDGIHQRDIASEMGVSLSTVEADLRKVYAKLAEIRRQFDAG from the coding sequence ATGAAGAAGACGATGCTTGCACTGTCCATCCCCGCTTTCCCGGCACCGCGGTTGCGCGGTGGAGCCTGGACGCTATATGACGGCGTCATCAGGGGGACGTATGGCGCAGGGCGAAGCGGCGCTGACCGACGGAAGATGGCGTTCCAAAGCAAGCAATCCATGACCCATACGCGTGATCGATCCGACGCCGCCCAGGGCATTGAAGGCGTGTTGCTCGCCAACCGCGACCGTATCGTGCGCTTCCTCGAGGTACGCGGCGCGGGCGACGGCGCCGAGGATCTGTTTCAGGACCTGTGGATGCGCTTGACCGACCGGCCCATGGGGCCGATTGCCGACCCCCTGCCCTATGTCATGCGCGCCGCGAACAATCTCATGCTCGACCGCTACCGCTCGGCGCGCCAGCGCGAGCTCCGCGACAAGGCATGGGGCGAAGCATCGGCGACGCAAAGTCCGTCGAGCGAAAGCGCGCTGATTTCGCGCGAACAGCTCGCGCTCGTCGAAAGCGCGATTGCGGCGACGGGGGAGCGCCCGGCCCGGATTTTCAGACGTTTCCGCGTCGACGGCATCCATCAACGCGATATTGCCAGTGAAATGGGGGTCAGCCTGAGCACCGTCGAAGCCGATCTGCGCAAGGTTTATGCGAAGCTCGCCGAAATCCGGAGGCAGTTCGATGCAGGTTGA
- a CDS encoding acyl-CoA dehydrogenase family protein, translated as MDFTYTETQDMIRDTLARFLSDTYDFETRQKFINSDSGRDPAIWTALAQELGMLGAPFAEEHGGLGGGALENAIVMEELGQVIGIEPYLPTVVIAGGALKAVGGAQADAMIPEIIAGNAIVAFAYAEPQGRYDLANLRTNAKKDGAGYVLNGHKGVVYAAPWATHLLVTARTGGGQRDKDGVSLFLIDAALPGIVRRDYPTVDGSRASEIYFENVAIPGDALLGGEGAALPLIEQIVDEATVAVCAEATGVMQKLHEGTLEYTQQRKQFGVPIAKFQVLQHRMVDMFMEVEQARSMTIMATLKLGLPANERMAAVSAAKNKVARGAKFVGQNAIQTHGGIGITQELAIGHYFKRATMIEGQFGSADFHMDRYERIVLAD; from the coding sequence ATGGATTTCACCTACACCGAAACGCAGGACATGATCCGCGACACGCTCGCCCGATTTCTGAGCGACACCTATGACTTCGAGACGCGCCAGAAGTTCATCAACTCGGACAGCGGCCGCGATCCCGCGATCTGGACCGCGCTCGCGCAGGAACTCGGCATGCTCGGCGCGCCCTTTGCGGAGGAGCATGGCGGCCTCGGCGGCGGCGCGCTCGAAAATGCGATCGTGATGGAAGAACTCGGCCAGGTCATCGGGATCGAGCCTTATCTTCCGACCGTCGTCATCGCGGGCGGCGCGCTCAAGGCCGTCGGCGGCGCGCAGGCCGATGCGATGATTCCCGAGATCATCGCGGGCAATGCGATCGTCGCTTTCGCCTATGCCGAGCCGCAGGGCCGCTACGACCTCGCCAACCTCCGCACCAACGCGAAAAAGGACGGCGCGGGCTATGTGCTGAACGGCCACAAGGGCGTCGTCTACGCCGCGCCCTGGGCGACGCACCTGCTCGTCACCGCGCGCACCGGCGGCGGTCAGCGGGACAAGGACGGCGTCTCGCTGTTCCTGATCGACGCCGCTTTGCCCGGCATCGTCCGCCGCGACTATCCGACCGTCGACGGCAGCCGCGCGTCGGAAATCTATTTCGAAAATGTCGCGATCCCCGGCGACGCGCTGCTGGGCGGCGAGGGCGCGGCGCTGCCGCTGATCGAGCAGATCGTCGACGAAGCCACCGTGGCCGTCTGCGCCGAAGCGACCGGCGTGATGCAGAAGCTGCACGAAGGCACGCTCGAATATACGCAGCAGCGCAAGCAGTTCGGGGTGCCGATCGCGAAGTTCCAGGTCCTCCAGCACCGCATGGTCGACATGTTCATGGAAGTCGAACAGGCCCGCTCGATGACGATCATGGCGACGCTGAAGCTCGGCCTGCCCGCGAACGAGCGCATGGCGGCGGTGTCGGCGGCGAAGAACAAGGTCGCGCGCGGCGCCAAGTTCGTCGGCCAGAACGCGATCCAGACCCACGGCGGCATCGGCATCACGCAGGAACTGGCGATCGGCCATTATTTCAAGCGCGCGACGATGATCGAGGGCCAGTTCGGCAGCGCCGATTTCCATATGGACCGCTATGAGCGGATCGTGCTGGCGGATTGA
- a CDS encoding glucokinase, whose protein sequence is MSEQIVTVDIGGTHARFAIAEVEGGRVLSLGEATTLHTRDHASFQTAWQDFERQQGGTLPRAVAIAIAGPTRGDIIRFTNNPWIIRPALVNEKLGVDRNILVNDFEAVGHAVAQADESYFERLAGPDQPLPATGTITIIGPGTGLGVAHVWRDGGQYRVQATEGGHIDFAPLDSIEDAILARLRKRHRRVSVERIVSGPAIVDIYETLAALEGRAVTPLDDKAIWSRAMDREDSLAAAAVDRFCLSLGSVAGDLALAQGASGVVVAGGLGLRIRDSLVRSGFPERFIEKGRFEGFMAALPVKLITHPQPGLFGAAAAFARQFAR, encoded by the coding sequence ATGAGCGAACAGATCGTCACGGTCGACATCGGCGGCACGCACGCGCGCTTCGCGATCGCCGAGGTGGAGGGCGGGCGCGTCCTCTCGCTCGGCGAAGCGACGACGCTCCATACCAGGGACCATGCGAGCTTTCAGACCGCGTGGCAGGATTTCGAGCGGCAGCAGGGCGGCACGCTCCCCCGTGCGGTCGCGATCGCCATCGCCGGGCCGACGCGCGGCGACATCATCCGCTTCACCAACAATCCATGGATCATTCGCCCGGCGCTGGTGAACGAGAAGCTGGGCGTCGACCGCAACATATTGGTCAATGACTTCGAGGCGGTGGGCCATGCGGTCGCGCAGGCCGACGAAAGCTATTTCGAGCGGCTGGCCGGCCCCGATCAGCCGTTGCCCGCGACCGGGACGATCACGATCATCGGCCCCGGCACCGGGCTCGGCGTCGCGCATGTCTGGCGCGACGGCGGCCAGTATCGCGTGCAGGCGACCGAGGGCGGGCATATCGATTTCGCGCCGCTCGACAGCATCGAGGATGCGATCCTCGCGCGGCTGCGCAAGCGCCACCGCCGCGTGTCGGTCGAGCGGATCGTGTCGGGCCCGGCGATCGTCGATATTTACGAAACGCTCGCCGCGCTCGAAGGGCGGGCGGTGACGCCGCTCGACGACAAGGCGATCTGGAGCCGGGCGATGGACCGCGAGGACAGCCTCGCCGCCGCGGCGGTCGACCGCTTCTGCCTCTCGCTCGGCAGCGTCGCGGGCGACCTCGCGCTGGCGCAGGGAGCGAGCGGCGTCGTCGTCGCGGGCGGGCTCGGCCTGCGCATCCGCGACAGCCTCGTGCGCTCGGGCTTCCCCGAACGCTTCATCGAAAAAGGCCGCTTCGAAGGCTTCATGGCAGCGCTGCCGGTCAAGCTGATCACCCACCCGCAGCCCGGCCTGTTCGGCGCGGCGGCGGCGTTTGCGCGCCAATTCGCGAGGTAG
- a CDS encoding class I SAM-dependent methyltransferase, protein MPDALPAPTHDWNGDSGDRWAANLTRLDLMLQDFSDAAIAAANAKPGEHILDIGCGSGTSTFALARCVEPGGHVLGVDISEQLIAIARAATPAGAPVEFRLADAATARLTAGRFDLLFSRFGVMFFDDPVAAFAHMRGALRPGGRLAFVCWRGAAENDWVRLPMSAIRDIVEVPAADPDAPGPFAFGDRERLARILAAAGFTAIDIAPFDTAIAYGRGATREEAIDDALDMAFQVGPLSRALADQPEDVRARAATAVRAAFAKRPGDTSIRIDGAAWIVTARG, encoded by the coding sequence ATGCCCGACGCCTTGCCCGCCCCCACCCACGACTGGAACGGCGACAGCGGCGATCGCTGGGCCGCCAATCTGACGCGGCTCGACCTGATGCTTCAGGATTTCAGCGACGCCGCCATCGCGGCGGCCAATGCGAAGCCGGGCGAGCATATTCTCGACATCGGCTGCGGCTCGGGCACATCGACCTTCGCGCTCGCCCGATGCGTCGAACCCGGCGGCCATGTCCTCGGCGTCGACATATCCGAACAACTCATCGCGATCGCGCGCGCGGCGACGCCCGCCGGGGCGCCGGTCGAGTTCCGCCTGGCCGACGCCGCGACCGCGCGGCTGACCGCGGGGCGCTTCGACCTCCTCTTTTCGCGCTTCGGCGTGATGTTCTTCGACGATCCGGTGGCGGCGTTCGCGCATATGCGCGGGGCGCTGAGGCCCGGCGGACGGCTTGCCTTCGTCTGCTGGCGCGGCGCGGCGGAGAATGACTGGGTGCGGCTGCCGATGTCGGCGATCCGCGACATCGTCGAGGTGCCCGCCGCCGATCCGGACGCGCCCGGCCCCTTTGCCTTCGGCGACAGGGAACGGCTGGCGCGCATCCTCGCGGCGGCGGGATTCACCGCCATCGACATCGCGCCATTCGACACCGCCATCGCCTATGGCCGCGGCGCGACGCGCGAGGAGGCGATCGACGATGCGCTCGACATGGCGTTTCAGGTCGGGCCGCTGTCGCGTGCGCTGGCCGATCAGCCGGAGGATGTCCGCGCCCGCGCCGCCACCGCCGTGCGCGCCGCCTTCGCGAAGCGGCCCGGCGACACCTCGATCCGGATCGACGGCGCCGCGTGGATCGTCACCGCGCGCGGGTAG
- a CDS encoding autotransporter outer membrane beta-barrel domain-containing protein — translation MRKTLLASTCLAALFSTAAHAETTITTATTAPVRTSTIKSGAPDDIKITSAGSIKPTVTGPAVTIDSNHKVVNEGTIEFANVDGATGILAGAGTSGGITNGATGKITIGETYTATDIDKDGDIDGAFAIGSDRVGIATAGAFTGNIVNSGAIAIEGNDSAGIRLGGPLTGKFTNDGTISVLGDRALGVGLQDVTGDVRLAGKITAVGVDAIGARLAGDVTGALVVQGDLTATGYRATTPPSDPSKLDADDLLIGGNALSVEGDVTGGIVLAVAPKDAKPDDKDEDKDGIEDAKEGNAVVRSYGSAAAIRVGSADRDVAIGAVAGTGTGLGFIIDGAVLGDGLYAGKDGNGIQIGGLGGAVTIAGGIGIGGTGSVAAKSKDKAATAIRIGSGATTPEIRNAGKIEATSGGKAADAVATAVLIEAGGDVPLIRNSGTIAAKTGGDGGTARAIVDLSGNVDTVENSGAISASGALASSDRNIAIDLSANGNGATVKQTAVASGITAPSIAGDVRFGGGNDVFDIADGSVKGNSFFGAGDNKLALSGDATYEGNARFGAGSDTMTLAGTSKFTGLADFGGGADTLTIGGTSTFAGTLANSQGLAVSVAGGTFDVGGAATISSLAVTEKGTLTVMLDNGATGTALQVTGNASFAEESKLALKLSSIEQAEGKHVVLTAGTLTGADKLTASQTLLPFLYKGTLTSNATQLIVDVSRKSTTELGLNRSESGAFDAVLDAVVADEKIEDVFLGITDGDQFRGQLGQMLPEHEGGVFETVTSGSRALSRYLQDPNAPFQDEGKWGYWVNQAVWGTSKSVGNTASYDVSGWGISLGAEIESDIGNFGGSIGYLSGKDGNGSNANEVSTSQFEGALHWRLRSDGFMANARVSGAPISLKGTRIFRAESGAEDIEKTMKGKWDATLWSASGSLAYDTRVGGLTLRPMVAVDYFKLKEDGYQETGGGDALDLTVLSRDSDELAVSGTMTLGLEFGGADEYDGWTRFELEGGRREIVSGALGATTASFKDGTPFTLVPDDRTSGWVGRFRGIAGNSAFQVAGEVSAEEQQSHVGWAFRASLRVGL, via the coding sequence ATGCGCAAGACCTTGCTGGCCTCCACCTGTCTGGCCGCCCTATTTTCGACCGCCGCCCATGCCGAAACGACGATCACCACCGCGACGACGGCGCCGGTGCGTACTTCGACGATCAAGTCGGGCGCGCCCGACGATATCAAGATCACCTCGGCGGGGTCGATCAAGCCGACCGTCACCGGGCCCGCGGTCACGATCGACAGCAATCACAAGGTCGTCAACGAAGGCACGATCGAATTCGCCAATGTCGACGGCGCGACGGGCATCCTCGCGGGCGCCGGCACCTCTGGCGGCATCACGAACGGCGCGACCGGCAAGATCACGATCGGCGAAACCTATACCGCGACCGATATCGACAAGGACGGCGACATCGACGGTGCGTTCGCGATCGGCAGCGATCGCGTCGGCATCGCGACGGCGGGCGCCTTTACCGGCAATATCGTCAACTCCGGGGCGATCGCGATCGAGGGCAATGACTCGGCGGGCATCCGCCTCGGCGGTCCGCTGACCGGCAAGTTCACCAACGACGGGACGATCAGCGTTCTCGGCGATCGCGCGCTCGGCGTCGGCCTGCAGGATGTGACGGGCGATGTCCGCCTCGCGGGCAAGATCACCGCCGTGGGCGTCGATGCGATCGGCGCGCGCCTCGCCGGCGACGTCACCGGTGCTCTTGTCGTCCAGGGCGATCTCACCGCTACCGGCTATCGCGCCACCACGCCGCCCTCGGACCCGTCGAAGCTCGACGCCGACGACCTGTTGATCGGCGGCAACGCGCTTTCGGTCGAGGGTGATGTGACCGGCGGCATCGTCCTCGCCGTCGCGCCCAAGGACGCGAAACCCGACGACAAGGACGAGGACAAGGACGGGATCGAAGACGCCAAGGAAGGCAATGCCGTCGTGCGTTCCTACGGCTCGGCCGCGGCGATCCGCGTCGGTTCGGCCGACCGCGACGTCGCGATCGGCGCGGTTGCCGGAACGGGCACGGGCCTTGGTTTCATCATCGACGGCGCGGTACTCGGCGACGGCCTCTATGCCGGCAAGGACGGTAATGGGATCCAGATCGGCGGTCTCGGCGGCGCGGTGACCATCGCCGGCGGCATCGGCATCGGCGGCACCGGCAGCGTCGCCGCGAAATCGAAAGACAAGGCCGCGACCGCTATCCGCATCGGCAGCGGCGCGACGACCCCCGAAATCCGCAACGCGGGCAAGATCGAGGCGACGAGCGGCGGCAAGGCCGCGGATGCAGTCGCGACGGCGGTACTGATCGAAGCCGGCGGCGATGTTCCGCTGATCCGCAACAGCGGCACGATCGCCGCCAAGACCGGCGGCGACGGCGGCACCGCGCGCGCCATCGTCGACCTGTCGGGCAACGTCGATACGGTCGAGAACAGCGGCGCGATCAGCGCGTCCGGCGCGCTCGCCTCGTCCGACCGCAATATCGCGATCGACCTGTCGGCGAACGGCAATGGCGCGACGGTGAAGCAGACCGCGGTCGCCTCGGGCATCACGGCGCCCAGCATCGCCGGCGACGTCCGCTTCGGCGGCGGCAACGACGTGTTCGACATCGCCGACGGTTCGGTCAAGGGCAACAGCTTCTTCGGCGCCGGCGACAACAAGCTCGCGCTGTCGGGCGATGCGACCTATGAGGGCAACGCGCGCTTCGGCGCCGGCAGCGACACGATGACGCTGGCCGGAACCTCGAAGTTCACCGGGCTCGCCGATTTCGGCGGCGGCGCCGACACGCTGACGATCGGCGGCACTTCGACCTTCGCGGGCACGCTCGCCAATTCGCAGGGTCTCGCGGTTTCGGTGGCCGGCGGCACCTTTGACGTTGGCGGCGCGGCGACGATCTCCTCGCTCGCGGTCACCGAAAAGGGCACGCTCACGGTGATGCTCGACAACGGCGCGACGGGCACGGCACTCCAGGTCACCGGCAATGCCAGCTTCGCCGAGGAATCGAAACTCGCGCTCAAGCTTTCGAGCATCGAGCAGGCCGAGGGTAAGCATGTCGTGCTGACCGCCGGCACGCTGACCGGCGCCGACAAGCTGACCGCGTCGCAGACGCTGCTGCCCTTCCTCTACAAGGGCACGCTGACCTCGAACGCCACGCAGCTGATCGTCGATGTGTCGCGCAAGAGCACGACCGAGCTCGGGCTCAACCGTTCGGAAAGCGGCGCGTTCGACGCGGTGCTCGACGCAGTCGTCGCCGACGAGAAGATCGAGGACGTCTTCCTCGGCATCACCGACGGCGACCAGTTCCGGGGTCAGCTCGGCCAGATGCTCCCCGAGCATGAAGGCGGCGTGTTCGAAACCGTCACCTCGGGCTCGCGCGCCCTGTCGCGCTATCTCCAGGATCCCAACGCGCCGTTCCAGGACGAGGGCAAATGGGGCTATTGGGTCAACCAGGCCGTCTGGGGCACGTCGAAGAGCGTCGGCAACACCGCGAGCTATGACGTCAGCGGCTGGGGCATTTCGCTCGGCGCCGAGATCGAAAGCGACATCGGCAATTTCGGTGGCTCGATCGGCTATCTCAGTGGCAAGGACGGCAACGGCAGCAACGCCAATGAAGTGAGCACGAGCCAGTTCGAAGGCGCGCTGCACTGGCGCCTGCGCTCCGACGGCTTCATGGCGAACGCCCGCGTCTCGGGCGCGCCGATCAGCCTGAAGGGCACGCGCATCTTCCGCGCCGAAAGCGGCGCCGAGGACATCGAAAAGACGATGAAGGGCAAGTGGGACGCGACGCTCTGGTCGGCTTCGGGCTCGCTCGCCTATGACACGCGCGTCGGCGGCCTCACGCTCCGCCCGATGGTCGCCGTCGACTATTTCAAGCTGAAAGAGGACGGCTATCAGGAAACCGGCGGTGGCGACGCGCTCGACCTCACCGTCCTGAGCCGCGACAGCGACGAACTCGCGGTGTCGGGCACGATGACGCTCGGCCTCGAGTTCGGCGGCGCCGACGAATATGACGGCTGGACGCGCTTCGAACTCGAAGGCGGCCGCCGCGAGATCGTCAGCGGCGCGCTGGGCGCGACGACGGCGTCGTTCAAGGACGGCACGCCATTCACCCTGGTTCCGGATGATCGCACGAGCGGCTGGGTCGGCCGTTTCCGCGGCATCGCCGGCAATTCGGCCTTTCAGGTCGCCGGCGAAGTGTCCGCGGAAGAACAGCAAAGCCATGTCGGCTGGGCTTTCCGTGCGAGCTTGCGGGTCGGTCTCTAG
- a CDS encoding FecR domain-containing protein produces the protein MQVERADAEARAIDWLVRQRDPGFSDWDGFADWLTEDDTHAAIYDAVASLDRDLDALPPSPAPSVVMIPDAPRRPSRRAWFGGAMAAAIVGVVSISGLGLLGGGDRIETLAGEHRTVTLADGSKIEINGASVVEIDADRPRFARLEAGEAMFHVVHRDNDPFVVETGGAKIVDLGTAFNVVRRDRQTSVAVSEGIVLYNPDRDNVRLVAGKGIEARDGDSTPPVVRDVDVANVGGWRSGLLVYNGTPLAVVAEDLKRTAGMQVRIAPEATDLSFRGALIIDKNRDRTIADLAALSGTKAARQGDGWILTR, from the coding sequence ATGCAGGTTGAACGGGCGGACGCCGAAGCGCGCGCGATCGACTGGCTGGTCCGCCAGCGCGATCCCGGCTTCTCCGACTGGGACGGCTTTGCCGATTGGCTCACCGAAGACGACACGCACGCCGCGATTTACGACGCGGTCGCGAGCCTCGATCGCGACCTCGATGCGCTGCCGCCTTCGCCCGCGCCGTCGGTGGTGATGATCCCCGACGCCCCGCGCCGACCTTCGCGGCGCGCCTGGTTCGGCGGTGCCATGGCGGCTGCGATCGTGGGGGTGGTCAGCATCTCGGGGCTTGGCCTGCTCGGTGGCGGCGACCGGATCGAGACCCTTGCGGGCGAACATCGCACCGTCACCCTCGCCGACGGGTCGAAGATCGAGATCAACGGCGCTTCGGTGGTCGAGATCGACGCGGATCGTCCGCGCTTTGCCCGGCTGGAAGCGGGCGAGGCGATGTTCCATGTCGTCCACCGCGATAACGATCCCTTTGTGGTCGAGACGGGCGGCGCCAAGATCGTCGATCTCGGCACGGCGTTCAACGTCGTGCGCCGCGACCGCCAGACCAGCGTTGCCGTGTCCGAAGGCATCGTCCTCTACAACCCCGACCGCGACAATGTTCGGCTGGTCGCCGGCAAGGGCATCGAAGCGCGCGACGGCGACAGCACGCCGCCGGTGGTGCGGGATGTTGACGTCGCGAACGTCGGCGGCTGGCGCAGCGGTTTGCTCGTCTATAACGGCACCCCGCTCGCCGTGGTTGCCGAGGATCTGAAGCGCACCGCCGGGATGCAGGTGCGCATCGCGCCAGAGGCGACCGACCTGTCGTTCCGCGGCGCGCTGATCATCGACAAGAATCGCGACCGCACGATCGCCGACCTCGCCGCATTGTCGGGGACGAAGGCCGCGCGGCAAGGCGATGGATGGATATTGACCCGCTGA
- a CDS encoding TonB-dependent receptor produces the protein MDIDPLTMHPRLSLAVAAIALCLPAQVQAGEERAFDVPKGSLSAALPLISRQAGVSISVADAKLWKARVKPVRGRMSVEQAIRRLLDGSDARAVRVSATSWRIERRPARVAKAAAAPRPVPQPRAREPANDMIAAPRDEIIVTASKTDLPHSHFAGVVTRLDGDDLAFGGERGMDSILSRTANVSSTHLGSGRNKLFIRGIADSSFTGPTQSTVGQYFGDIRLSYNAPDPDLRLYDIDNVEILEGPQGTLYGAGSLGGIIHVVPKAPDPRAMTIQAIAGLSVTQHGDPGGDIAAIANLPVGEDGHALRLVGYMLTDGGYIDNPLRGQNDVNRVHVRGGRGTFRFEAGDGWTVDFGGIYQAITSDDAQYADKDAPPLTRASMVEQNASARYGMGTIVVMKDWGDLYFQSSNAFIDHRLFERFDASLPEARRGEGADAGAAMGAVDVERLFAPVEVTPMADVPRVLDQHNDTRMFVSENRLSRPYHDGLGWVVGASFIHNRARQDREYAYGSLRAVLPGVTNRITEVTGYAEATVEIMPNLIASGGLRLSHARLGGQAEGVSFALAEANRATTASRNETDLLPSLSLLATPLDNVRLYARYQEGFRPGGLAVDGSFVRRFLNDKVRTWEAGMRFGDRGRSLLDASLSISHSRWRNIQADFIDSSGFPTTANIGNGRITSLSGAVAMRPTAALTFELGAVYNHSRVDDLSPQILPVFAAAPARLGRIPNVASHAVRGSINYATMIGSEDFRVNGWANYVGPSRLGIGPVLGESQGDYVDTGLAMRVGNDRRGLSLTLTNLFDSRGNRFSLGTPFLEGNEGFLTPLRPRTLRIAVDVAY, from the coding sequence ATGGATATTGACCCGCTGACCATGCACCCGCGCCTCTCCCTTGCCGTAGCAGCGATAGCGCTGTGCCTGCCCGCGCAGGTTCAGGCGGGGGAGGAACGCGCGTTCGACGTGCCGAAGGGCAGCCTGTCGGCCGCTCTCCCGCTGATCAGCCGGCAGGCGGGCGTCAGCATCAGCGTCGCCGATGCGAAACTGTGGAAAGCGCGCGTCAAACCCGTGCGCGGGCGGATGAGCGTCGAACAGGCGATCCGGCGCCTGCTCGACGGCTCCGACGCGCGCGCGGTCCGGGTCAGCGCGACGAGCTGGCGCATCGAACGGCGCCCCGCCCGCGTCGCGAAGGCGGCCGCTGCGCCGCGACCGGTGCCGCAGCCGCGGGCGCGCGAGCCGGCGAACGACATGATCGCGGCGCCGCGGGACGAGATCATCGTCACCGCGTCGAAAACCGACCTACCCCATTCGCACTTCGCGGGCGTCGTCACCCGATTGGATGGCGACGATCTGGCGTTCGGCGGCGAACGCGGGATGGATTCGATCCTGTCGCGCACCGCCAATGTTTCCTCGACCCATCTGGGTTCGGGCCGCAACAAGCTGTTCATCCGCGGCATCGCCGATTCGAGCTTCACCGGCCCGACGCAGTCGACCGTCGGCCAATATTTCGGCGACATCCGCCTCAGCTACAACGCGCCGGACCCCGACCTGCGCCTCTACGACATCGACAATGTCGAAATCCTCGAAGGGCCGCAGGGCACGCTCTATGGCGCGGGCTCGCTCGGCGGCATCATCCACGTCGTGCCGAAAGCGCCCGATCCGCGCGCAATGACCATCCAGGCGATCGCGGGCCTGTCGGTCACCCAGCATGGCGACCCCGGCGGCGACATCGCCGCGATCGCCAACCTGCCCGTCGGCGAGGACGGCCATGCGCTGCGCCTCGTCGGCTATATGCTCACCGACGGCGGCTATATCGACAATCCGCTGCGCGGACAGAATGACGTCAACCGCGTACATGTCCGCGGCGGAAGGGGCACCTTCCGCTTTGAGGCCGGCGATGGCTGGACGGTCGATTTCGGCGGCATCTACCAGGCGATCACCTCCGACGATGCGCAATATGCCGACAAGGATGCGCCGCCGCTGACCCGTGCCTCGATGGTCGAGCAGAATGCGAGCGCGCGTTACGGCATGGGCACGATCGTCGTGATGAAGGATTGGGGCGATCTTTATTTCCAGTCGTCGAACGCCTTCATCGACCATCGCCTGTTCGAGCGGTTCGACGCGAGCCTGCCCGAAGCCCGGCGCGGCGAAGGAGCGGATGCGGGGGCCGCCATGGGCGCGGTCGATGTCGAACGCCTGTTCGCCCCGGTCGAGGTCACCCCCATGGCCGATGTCCCGCGCGTGCTCGACCAGCATAACGACACGCGCATGTTCGTCAGCGAGAACCGGCTGTCGCGGCCCTATCACGACGGGCTCGGCTGGGTGGTCGGCGCGAGCTTCATCCACAACCGCGCGCGGCAGGACCGCGAATATGCCTATGGTTCGCTGCGCGCGGTCCTGCCCGGCGTCACCAACCGGATCACCGAAGTCACCGGCTATGCCGAAGCGACGGTCGAAATCATGCCCAACCTGATCGCTTCGGGCGGCCTGCGCCTGTCGCATGCGCGGCTGGGCGGCCAGGCCGAGGGCGTATCCTTCGCGCTGGCGGAAGCGAACCGCGCGACGACCGCGTCGCGCAACGAAACCGACCTGCTGCCGTCGCTTTCGCTGCTCGCGACCCCGCTCGACAATGTCCGGCTCTATGCGCGCTATCAGGAAGGTTTCCGTCCCGGCGGGCTTGCCGTCGACGGCAGCTTCGTGCGGCGCTTCCTCAACGACAAGGTCCGCACCTGGGAGGCCGGGATGCGTTTCGGTGACCGCGGCCGAAGCCTGCTCGACGCCAGCCTTTCGATCTCGCACAGCCGCTGGCGCAACATCCAGGCGGACTTCATCGACAGCAGCGGCTTTCCGACCACCGCCAATATCGGCAACGGGCGCATCACCAGCCTGTCGGGCGCGGTCGCGATGCGGCCGACCGCCGCGCTGACCTTCGAGCTCGGCGCGGTCTATAACCACAGCCGCGTCGACGACCTGTCGCCGCAGATCCTGCCGGTGTTCGCCGCGGCGCCGGCGCGGCTCGGCCGGATCCCTAATGTCGCGAGCCACGCGGTGCGCGGGTCGATCAACTATGCGACGATGATCGGCAGCGAGGATTTCCGCGTGAACGGCTGGGCAAATTATGTCGGGCCGTCGCGGCTCGGCATCGGGCCGGTGCTGGGCGAAAGCCAGGGCGATTATGTCGATACGGGGCTCGCGATGCGGGTCGGCAACGATCGGCGCGGGCTGTCGCTGACGCTGACCAATTTGTTCGATTCGCGCGGCAATCGCTTTTCGCTGGGAACGCCGTTCCTCGAAGGCAATGAGGGTTTTCTCACACCGCTGCGCCCGCGCACGCTACGGATCGCGGTGGATGTGGCTTATTGA